GGTCCGCATGCTTCCGGCAATAGGCCCATTCATCCGGGGTGCAGATACGCAGGGCAAATGCCTCCCCGTTTTTCTGGAGGGCCTGGCGCACGCGGTCCAGGTCGATCAAATCCATTCCCAATCCTGCAATACGGCTCATGTTCCTGCAACCGGGGGTTAAAGTTGAAACGGGAATATCAGCTCAGGCGGTCGATCGCCTGGCGCATTTCCCTCACGGCCTGCTCCATCCCCACAAAGAGGGCGCGGGCTACGATCGTATGGCCTATGTTCAGCTCATGCAGGTAAGGCACGCCGTCCATCAGCTGTTCCAGATTCTGGTAGTTGATGCCATGGCCTGCATTCACCTGGATGCCCAGGGAGTGGGCCAGCTCCGCGGCGCGTTTCAAACGGGCCAGCTCCGCCGTGCGTTCCTTCCCGGCGTGGTTGGCAAAGCATCCGGTATGAAGCTCCACCATGGGCGCTCCCAGACGGGCGGCGGCGTCCACCTGGGCCAGCTCCGGATCAATGAACAGGCTCACCTGAATGCCGTTGTCAGCCATTCTTGCCATGGTGGGGGCCAGTTCCTTTTCATGAAAGACGGCGTCCAGGCCGCCTTCCGTAGTAATTTCCTCACGCTTTTCCGGAACCATGCAGACATAGTCCGGTTTCAGCCGAAGGGCAAAGTCCACCATCTCCGGGGTATTCCCCATTTCCAGGTTCAGGGGAAGGGCCACGCTCTCACGGACGCTCAGGGCGTCCGCATCCTGCATGTGGCGGCGGTCCCCCCGGACGTGGAGGGTGATGGAATCCGCCCCGCCCCTTTGCGCCGCGTAGGCGGCGTCCAAAACGCTCGGCTCCACGTTGAAGGAATCAAGCATGGTCGCATAGCGGGCCTGCCTCAGCGTGGCGATGTGGTCTATATTTACACCTAGCAACATATCGGTTTTAAGACAAGGGGACGGGGCCGATCATTCAAATTAATGGAGGAAATGGCGGTGCCCCGTGAACACCATGGCAATCCCCGCGGCGTCCGCAGCGGCGATCACTTCCTCGTCCCGGATGGAACCGCCGGGCTGGATGCAGGCGGTGGCCCCGGCGTCAATGGCTACCTGGAGGCCGTCCGCAAACGGGAACATGGCGTCGGAAGCCACCACGCTGCCCTTCAGGTCCAGGCCGGCCTGTCCGGCCTTCCAGACGGCAATGCGGGCGGAATCCACCCGGCTCATCTGCCCGGCGCCGATGCCGAGCGTGCGGTCCGTGCCGCCGAAGACGATGGCGTTGGAGTGCACCTGCTTCACGACGCGCCAGTTGAAGCGCATGGCGGTAAGTTCTTCTTCCGTCGGGGGGCGCTTGGTCACAACCTTGGCTTCCAGATTGTCCAGGCCCATCACGTCCGTATCCCGCTTCATGGTCATGAAGCCGCCGGGAGCGGAGCGGATGATGGGTTCGCGGCGCGCCTTCATCCAGGCTTCCGTGTTCATGCGGATGATGCGGCAGTTTTTCTTCTTCTGGAGAAGGGCGCGGGCTTCCGCATCGTATTCCGGGGCGATGATGACGTCCGTGAAAATGGCGCTCAGCACGCGGGCCAGGCCTTCCGTCATCGGACGGTTGACCACGATCACGCCGCCGAAGGGGGCCTGCGTGTCCGTTTCAAAGGCTTTCTGCCAGGCGTTGCGCAGGTCCTCGTCATCCTGGCCCACGCCGCAGGGGTTCGTGTGCTTCAG
This portion of the Akkermansia massiliensis genome encodes:
- a CDS encoding pyridoxine 5'-phosphate synthase, with protein sequence MLLGVNIDHIATLRQARYATMLDSFNVEPSVLDAAYAAQRGGADSITLHVRGDRRHMQDADALSVRESVALPLNLEMGNTPEMVDFALRLKPDYVCMVPEKREEITTEGGLDAVFHEKELAPTMARMADNGIQVSLFIDPELAQVDAAARLGAPMVELHTGCFANHAGKERTAELARLKRAAELAHSLGIQVNAGHGINYQNLEQLMDGVPYLHELNIGHTIVARALFVGMEQAVREMRQAIDRLS